GTCCAGCTGGTCGAGCGCGCCCTTGATGACGTGCTCGCGGCCGGTGCGGGTGAGCAGGTCCATCTCGGCGCGCGCCAGCTCGATGGTGGCCGGCAGCAGGTCGACGCCGTCGTCGGTCTCGATGATGACCTCGGCCGGGTCGAGAGCCTTCGTCAGCACGTGGTGCACGGAGACGTCGAGGTCCTCTGGGTCGATGCCCAGCGAGAACGTCAGGCAGGCCTGCGGATCGAGGTCGACGAGCAGCACGGAGTGCCCGAGCTCGGCCAGCGCGGCGCCGATCGAAGCGACGGAGGTCGTCTTGGCGACGCCGCCCTTCTGGTTGGCGATCGCAAGTGTCGTGGTCATCGGTGCCCATCATGCCGGACCGGCTTGCCGCAATGGCGACGACACAGTTGGCTGGCAGCATGTCGACTGCGATGATCACCGGCCCCACCGCCGGCCTCGGCCTCCGTTTCGCCCACCACCTGGCCCGCCGCGGCCACGACCTGGTGCTCGTCGCCCGCGACGAGGCCCGGCTCGCGGGGGTCGCCGACGAGCTGCGTACGACGTACGACGTGGACGTCGAGGTGCTCCCGGCCGACCTGGGCGACCGCGACCAGCTGGCCAGGATCGAGGCCCGACTTGCCGACATGGACCAGCCGGTCGACCTGCTGGTCAACAACGCCGGCTTCGGGCTCAAGGAGCGGTTCCTCGACAACGACGTGGCCACCGAGCAGGCCATGCTCGACGTGCTCATCATCGCGGTGATGCGGCTCAGTCACGCTGCACTCGGCGCTATGTCCGCCCGTGGCCACGGAGGCCTGATCAACGTGTCGAGCGTTGCGGCGTACCTCCCCCGTGGCACCTACGGCGCGGCGAAGTCGTGGGTCAACAGCTTCGGCGAGTGGGCGGCGGCGGAGTACGCCACCGACGACCTGCGCGTGATGACGCTCTGCCCGGGGTTCACCCGCACGGAGTTCCACGAGCGGATGGACGTCGCCCGCGGCTCGGCGCCCGACTTCATGTGGCTCGACGCCGACTTCGTGGTGACCCGGGCGCTCGCCGACTACGACTTGGGCCGCACGCTCTCGGTGCCGGGCGCGCAGTACAAGCTCGTCGCTGCGCTGACCCGGCTCGTGCCGCACCGGGCCTTGCAGGCCGCGCAG
This is a stretch of genomic DNA from Nocardioides sp. InS609-2. It encodes these proteins:
- a CDS encoding SDR family oxidoreductase gives rise to the protein MSTAMITGPTAGLGLRFAHHLARRGHDLVLVARDEARLAGVADELRTTYDVDVEVLPADLGDRDQLARIEARLADMDQPVDLLVNNAGFGLKERFLDNDVATEQAMLDVLIIAVMRLSHAALGAMSARGHGGLINVSSVAAYLPRGTYGAAKSWVNSFGEWAAAEYATDDLRVMTLCPGFTRTEFHERMDVARGSAPDFMWLDADFVVTRALADYDLGRTLSVPGAQYKLVAALTRLVPHRALQAAQSLGRR